A single Coleofasciculaceae cyanobacterium DNA region contains:
- a CDS encoding DOPA 4,5-dioxygenase family protein, translated as MEFQDIGSISKYHAHVYFDKSSVEQAKALCEEAGKRFDVVVGRMHHRPIGPHPCWSCQLAFNRSNHTDLLTWLALNRNGLTILIHPLTGNDLKDHTDYASWMGEPQALNLKVFK; from the coding sequence ATGGAATTTCAAGACATCGGTTCGATTAGCAAGTATCATGCTCACGTCTATTTTGATAAATCTAGTGTCGAGCAAGCAAAAGCTTTGTGTGAAGAAGCAGGAAAAAGATTTGATGTGGTAGTAGGACGGATGCACCACAGACCTATAGGTCCTCATCCCTGTTGGAGTTGTCAACTCGCCTTTAATCGCAGCAACCATACAGATTTACTGACTTGGTTAGCTTTAAATAGAAACGGTCTGACAATTCTAATTCATCCACTCACAGGTAACGATCTAAAAGACCACACCGATTATGCCTCATGGATGGGAGAACCACAGGCTTTAAATCTCAAAGTATTCAAATAG